A single region of the Glycine max cultivar Williams 82 chromosome 20, Glycine_max_v4.0, whole genome shotgun sequence genome encodes:
- the LOC121174274 gene encoding uncharacterized protein: protein MKKRRGSPPGRKTAYQIFLKHECARLKTCSQALDGRKILRLAIDTWRNMSDIEKQPYVEESKKNKEAMNGHNKQQSTQDTIKEEKWHSLSGDYLVTSQPETDNSLVNKAAAGLVLKMTEKAPTDPSYLMEWDAYCSLVLPTRESE from the exons ATGAAGAAACGCCGAGGTTCTCCACCGGGACGAAAGACTGCATATCAGATATTCCTCAAGCATGAATGTGCTCGATTGAAAACTTGTAGTCAGGCCTTAGATGGCCGGAAAATCCTTCGTTTGGCTATTGATACATGGAGGAATATGTCTGACATTGAGAAACAG CCATATGTggaggaaagcaagaagaaCAAGGAAGCAATGAATGGTCACAATAAACAGCAGAGCACCCAAGATACCATAAAGGAGGAGAAGTGGCATAGTCTGAGTGGTGATTATCTTGTAACTTCACAACCTGAGACAGATAACTCCCTTGTCAACAAAGCAGCTGCTGGGTTAGTTCTTAAAATGACTGAAAAAGCACCAACGGATCCTTCATATCTAATGGAGTGGGATGCTTATTGTTCACTGGTTTTGCCAACTAGGGAATCCGAGTAA
- the LOC102669821 gene encoding high mobility group B protein 10 — MESKEERKRMLPSPSETQLKGLAIVSTYACADESHAEQCSPGHDSESFYMKLAELLESSGLSLIFNVRETLLDLYLLYLEVTRRGGYHQVGREKKWGEVVFAMKLEANSVKLCAQVEKLYAHLLYQFEKLYFYRHPAKQAGSISTKG; from the exons ATGGAGAGCAAAGAGGAGAGGAAGAGGATGCTTCCGTCGCCATCGGAGACCCAACTCAAGGGCCTTGCTATTGTTAGCACCTATGCATGTGCTGACGAGTCTCATGCAGAACAATGTTCCCCGGGTCATGACTCCGAGAGCTTCTATATGAAACTCGCTGAGTTGTTGGAGTCTTCTGGACTGAGTCTCAT TTTCAATGTCCGAGAAACTTTGCTGGACTTGTACCTGTTATACTTGGAGGTGACTAGAAGAGGAGGATATCACCAG GTTGGTCGAGAAAAGAAATGGGGTGAAGTAGTCTTTGCCATGAAATTGGAAGCGAATAGTGTAAAGTTATGTGCTCAAGTTGAAAAGCTTTATGCACATCTTCTCTACCAGTTTGAGAAATTGTACTTCTATAGGCATCCTGCAAAGCAAGCTGGATCTATCAGCACCAAAGGTTAG